From a region of the Haloferax volcanii DS2 genome:
- a CDS encoding chorismate mutase: MTDETVDAAAESFQDMSLDELREEIEDIDRGIVELIARRTYVADTVAKVKAEKDLPTTDESQEERVMERAGKNAAHFEVDSNLVKAIFRLLIEMNKAEQRQNR, translated from the coding sequence ATGACAGACGAAACCGTAGACGCCGCCGCAGAATCGTTTCAGGACATGTCCCTCGACGAACTCCGCGAGGAGATAGAGGATATCGACCGCGGCATCGTCGAACTCATCGCCCGTCGAACCTACGTCGCCGACACGGTGGCGAAGGTCAAAGCCGAGAAGGACCTGCCGACGACCGACGAGTCCCAAGAAGAGCGCGTGATGGAGCGCGCCGGGAAGAACGCGGCCCACTTCGAGGTCGATTCGAACCTCGTGAAGGCGATTTTCAGACTGCTCATCGAGATGAACAAGGCCGAACAGCGGCAGAATCGGTAG
- a CDS encoding shikimate kinase has translation MHGRATALGAGTVLNALATATGSAFAIDAETTASVELDDSGEVRGSIAEAPDADAHLVERCVELAIEAFGDGEGGTVETESDLPMAAGLKSSSAAANATVLATLSALGRSVGPGPDADISRLDACRMGVRAAREVGVTATGAFDDAAASMVGGVVVTDNTEDGLIARDEVDWDVLVWTPPERAYSADADVSRCENVAPMADLVADLALEGRYAEAMTVNGLAFSAALDFPTDPAVEAMPIADGVSLSGTGPSVVAVGDRTDLERVKELWDAREGETRLTTTRTDGARIQ, from the coding sequence ATGCACGGCCGAGCCACCGCCCTCGGGGCGGGCACCGTCTTGAACGCCCTCGCGACGGCGACCGGCTCCGCGTTCGCCATCGACGCGGAGACCACCGCGTCGGTCGAACTGGACGACTCCGGCGAGGTCCGCGGCAGCATCGCGGAAGCCCCGGACGCCGACGCGCATCTCGTCGAGCGCTGCGTCGAACTCGCCATCGAGGCGTTCGGTGACGGCGAGGGCGGCACCGTCGAGACCGAAAGCGACCTGCCGATGGCCGCCGGCCTCAAGAGTTCGAGCGCCGCCGCCAACGCGACGGTGTTGGCGACGCTCTCGGCGCTCGGTCGCTCGGTCGGCCCCGGCCCGGACGCCGATATCTCCCGCCTCGACGCCTGCCGGATGGGCGTCCGCGCCGCCCGCGAGGTCGGCGTCACCGCCACCGGGGCGTTCGACGACGCCGCGGCCTCCATGGTCGGGGGCGTCGTCGTCACCGACAACACCGAAGACGGCCTCATCGCCCGCGACGAGGTCGACTGGGACGTGCTCGTGTGGACGCCCCCGGAGCGCGCTTACAGCGCCGACGCCGACGTGAGCCGCTGCGAGAACGTCGCCCCGATGGCCGACCTCGTGGCCGACCTCGCGCTCGAAGGCCGCTACGCCGAGGCGATGACCGTCAACGGCCTCGCCTTCTCGGCCGCGCTCGACTTCCCGACCGACCCCGCCGTCGAGGCGATGCCCATCGCCGACGGCGTCTCGCTGTCCGGGACCGGCCCGAGCGTCGTCGCCGTCGGCGACCGAACCGACCTCGAACGCGTCAAGGAACTGTGGGACGCCCGCGAGGGGGAGACCCGACTGACGACCACCCGAACCGACGGAGCACGAATCCAATGA
- a CDS encoding DUF5796 family protein, translated as MRARNDIAPSTLGVELHDYGVEVEYLDNRTTVYRGVPQAVTGTLATAPGKEVHVLVTDPTETEGVMMYVNDLTSHDEVLESSGVGRVILGEDEEEELFPGVLVRRVPGHRFEIEADPEVARGRVFVFVEDDWGEDSYEFVAE; from the coding sequence ATGCGCGCCCGCAACGACATCGCCCCGAGCACGCTCGGCGTCGAGCTCCACGACTACGGCGTCGAGGTGGAGTACCTCGACAACCGAACCACAGTCTACCGGGGCGTCCCCCAGGCGGTCACGGGCACGCTCGCCACCGCCCCCGGCAAGGAGGTCCACGTCCTCGTCACCGACCCCACCGAGACGGAGGGCGTCATGATGTACGTCAACGACCTCACGAGCCACGACGAGGTGCTCGAATCGAGCGGCGTCGGCCGCGTCATCCTCGGTGAGGACGAAGAAGAGGAGCTGTTCCCCGGCGTCCTCGTCCGCCGGGTGCCCGGCCACCGCTTCGAAATCGAGGCCGACCCCGAGGTCGCCCGCGGCCGCGTGTTCGTCTTCGTCGAGGACGACTGGGGCGAAGACTCCTACGAGTTCGTCGCCGAGTGA
- a CDS encoding DUF7508 domain-containing protein — translation MLRKRWEPLETRTVGKAPEAYGYYELGDADGDLVGRGVGVLRDELKEALAYGDAERVRWERATSLDHAERLADEHDPA, via the coding sequence ATGCTCCGGAAGCGCTGGGAGCCGCTGGAAACGCGGACCGTCGGCAAGGCTCCAGAGGCCTACGGCTACTACGAACTCGGCGACGCCGACGGCGACCTCGTCGGCCGCGGCGTGGGCGTCCTCCGCGACGAACTGAAAGAGGCGCTCGCCTACGGCGACGCCGAGCGCGTCCGCTGGGAGCGCGCGACCTCGCTGGACCACGCCGAGCGACTCGCGGACGAACACGACCCGGCGTAG
- a CDS encoding DUF7128 family protein yields MVATTEKDGATWYRCEECGMLFDVRSDAEAHEENCDTDSPSYLQ; encoded by the coding sequence ATGGTCGCCACGACGGAGAAAGACGGTGCGACGTGGTACCGGTGCGAAGAGTGCGGGATGCTGTTCGACGTGCGGTCCGACGCCGAGGCTCACGAGGAGAACTGCGACACGGACAGCCCGTCGTACTTGCAGTAG
- a CDS encoding CDC48 family AAA ATPase: MSEDGVTLVVRAAEKRDAGRGIARLPEAARRALGVLSGETVVIEGSRETVAKMWPARPGAAAGEMLVDADTRANAGVKIGDSVRVRKIAVEDARSVTLAGPSAFERTSVDRETIEEVVKAELRNRPVREGDRVRVERLGGAALAVSETAPEGVVRVTDATTVSVTAANSKDASEAVRDAVKSMTGSDDGGDDGSRGRATGVTYEDIGGLDDELDLVREMIELPLSEPEVFAHLGIEPPKGVLLHGPPGTGKTLIAKAVANEVDASFTTISGPEVLSKYKGESEEKLREVFQSARENAPAIIFFDEIDSIASKRDDGGDLENRVVGQLLSLMDGLDARGDVVVIGATNRVDSLDPALRRGGRFDREIEIGVPNEAGRREILDVHTRRMPLAEGVDIDRLASRTHGFVGADLESLAKEAAMTALRRVRREGGGGSGDGGGKVAVADMTVTRADFESAMATVEPSAMREYVAEQPTEGFEGVGGLDDVKRTLERAVTWPLTYAPLFEAASTDPPTGLLLHGPPGTGKTMLARAIAAESGVNFIHVAGPELLDRYVGESEKSVREVFDRARQAAPSIVFFDEIDAIATDRDSAGSDSGVSERVVSQLLTEMDNAADNPNLVVLAATNRRDALDPALLRPGRLETHVEVPAPDIEARRAILDVHVRDKPLGTDVDLGDVATHMDGYTGADVAAVCREAALRAIQDVADAYDGTEANEHADEVRITRAHFDAALESVSPTRV; the protein is encoded by the coding sequence ATGTCAGAAGATGGGGTGACGCTCGTCGTCCGCGCCGCGGAGAAACGCGACGCGGGCCGCGGCATCGCCCGCCTCCCCGAGGCCGCCCGCCGGGCACTCGGCGTGCTCAGCGGCGAGACGGTCGTCATCGAGGGCTCCAGAGAGACGGTCGCGAAGATGTGGCCCGCCCGCCCCGGCGCGGCGGCGGGCGAGATGCTCGTCGACGCCGACACGCGGGCCAACGCCGGCGTGAAAATCGGTGACAGCGTCCGCGTCAGGAAGATAGCCGTCGAAGACGCGCGGTCCGTGACGCTCGCCGGCCCCAGCGCCTTCGAGCGGACCAGCGTGGACCGCGAGACCATCGAGGAGGTCGTGAAGGCGGAGCTCCGGAACCGCCCGGTCCGCGAGGGCGACCGCGTCCGCGTCGAACGCCTCGGCGGGGCCGCCCTCGCCGTCAGCGAAACCGCCCCGGAGGGCGTGGTCCGCGTCACCGACGCGACGACCGTCTCCGTGACGGCGGCGAATTCGAAGGACGCGAGCGAGGCCGTCCGCGACGCCGTCAAGAGCATGACCGGTAGCGACGACGGCGGCGACGACGGGAGCCGCGGCCGAGCGACGGGCGTCACCTACGAGGACATCGGCGGCCTCGACGACGAACTCGACCTCGTCCGCGAGATGATAGAGCTCCCGCTGTCCGAACCCGAGGTGTTCGCCCACCTCGGCATCGAGCCGCCGAAGGGCGTGCTCCTCCACGGCCCGCCGGGCACGGGGAAGACCCTCATCGCCAAGGCCGTCGCCAACGAGGTCGACGCGAGTTTCACGACCATCTCCGGGCCCGAGGTGCTCTCGAAGTACAAAGGCGAGTCCGAGGAGAAGCTGCGAGAGGTGTTCCAGTCGGCCCGCGAGAACGCGCCGGCCATCATCTTCTTCGACGAAATCGACTCCATCGCGTCGAAGCGCGACGACGGCGGCGACCTCGAAAACCGCGTCGTCGGCCAACTGCTGTCGCTCATGGACGGACTGGACGCCCGCGGCGACGTGGTCGTCATCGGCGCGACGAACCGCGTCGACAGCCTCGACCCGGCGCTCCGCCGGGGCGGCCGCTTCGACCGCGAAATCGAAATCGGCGTCCCGAACGAGGCGGGCCGCCGCGAGATTCTCGACGTGCACACCCGGCGGATGCCACTCGCCGAGGGCGTGGACATCGACCGACTGGCCTCCCGAACCCACGGCTTCGTCGGTGCCGACCTCGAATCGCTGGCCAAGGAGGCCGCGATGACCGCGCTCCGGCGCGTCCGCCGCGAGGGCGGGGGCGGAAGCGGGGACGGTGGCGGGAAGGTCGCCGTCGCGGACATGACCGTCACGCGCGCCGACTTCGAGTCGGCGATGGCGACGGTCGAACCCTCGGCGATGCGCGAGTACGTCGCCGAACAGCCGACCGAGGGCTTCGAGGGCGTCGGCGGTCTCGACGACGTGAAGCGGACGCTCGAACGGGCGGTGACGTGGCCGCTGACCTACGCGCCGCTGTTCGAGGCGGCCTCGACCGACCCGCCGACCGGCCTGCTCTTACACGGGCCACCGGGGACCGGCAAGACGATGCTCGCCCGCGCCATCGCGGCCGAAAGCGGCGTCAACTTCATCCACGTCGCCGGCCCCGAACTGCTGGACCGCTACGTCGGCGAGTCCGAGAAGTCCGTCCGCGAGGTGTTCGACCGCGCCCGACAGGCCGCGCCGAGTATCGTCTTCTTCGACGAGATAGACGCCATCGCCACCGACCGCGACAGCGCCGGCTCCGACTCGGGCGTCTCCGAGCGCGTCGTCTCGCAACTCCTGACGGAGATGGACAACGCCGCCGACAACCCGAACCTCGTCGTCCTCGCGGCGACGAACCGCCGGGACGCGCTCGACCCCGCGCTCCTCCGACCCGGTCGGCTGGAGACCCACGTCGAGGTTCCCGCCCCGGACATCGAGGCACGCCGCGCCATCCTCGACGTGCACGTCCGCGACAAGCCGCTCGGCACCGACGTGGACCTCGGCGACGTGGCCACCCACATGGACGGCTACACCGGGGCCGACGTGGCCGCGGTCTGCCGCGAGGCCGCGCTCCGGGCGATTCAGGACGTGGCCGACGCCTACGATGGCACCGAGGCGAACGAGCACGCCGACGAGGTGCGCATCACCCGCGCGCACTTCGATGCGGCGCTGGAATCGGTCTCGCCGACGCGGGTCTGA
- a CDS encoding class I SAM-dependent methyltransferase, whose protein sequence is MPDDALGLAMLDRVRGCLRAPCVYRAGDDARGTAGDAHVYENYLVPSERWPAAKREFVDSLRTPVLDVGCGAGQHALAVQARGEVVAFDVSPNAVRAARKRGVETAVVGDMFDPPVEASRVGSSAGGFETVLANGTQVGLAGSLDRLADLLASFADLTSPSGEVVVDSYDPTRTDPERFFGYRSDPREGVARRTFRVEYGDLHGPMLDFVLVSPARLRAVAAEAGLDVRDVTVPNPDSSYYRARLA, encoded by the coding sequence ATGCCCGACGACGCCCTCGGACTGGCGATGTTGGACCGGGTTCGCGGCTGTCTGCGCGCCCCGTGCGTCTACCGCGCCGGCGACGACGCCCGTGGTACTGCCGGCGACGCGCACGTCTACGAGAACTATCTCGTCCCGTCCGAGCGGTGGCCCGCCGCGAAGCGCGAGTTCGTCGACTCGCTTCGAACGCCCGTCCTCGACGTGGGGTGCGGCGCGGGCCAACACGCCCTCGCCGTGCAAGCGCGCGGCGAGGTCGTCGCCTTCGACGTGAGTCCGAACGCGGTTCGCGCGGCCCGCAAGCGCGGCGTCGAGACAGCGGTCGTCGGCGATATGTTCGACCCGCCGGTCGAGGCGAGCCGAGTGGGTTCGTCGGCAGGAGGGTTCGAGACGGTCCTCGCCAACGGGACGCAGGTCGGACTCGCGGGCTCGCTGGATCGACTCGCCGACCTGCTCGCGTCGTTTGCCGACCTCACCTCGCCGTCCGGCGAGGTCGTCGTGGACTCCTACGACCCGACGCGCACCGACCCCGAGCGCTTCTTCGGTTACCGGTCAGACCCGCGAGAGGGCGTCGCTCGACGGACGTTCCGCGTCGAATACGGCGACCTCCACGGACCGATGCTCGACTTCGTTCTCGTCTCGCCCGCACGACTCCGGGCGGTTGCGGCCGAGGCGGGCCTCGACGTGCGCGATGTGACCGTCCCGAATCCCGATTCGAGTTACTATCGGGCGCGACTGGCGTGA
- a CDS encoding DUF7509 family protein translates to MTDAISRDEIRAALGRTTYDRFLVYVMGPYKSFNLNYVLSEEELAAIDIDDLPGPIRKLFAARDEVDDALALLRRVQGTLRADPGVNAFLAVDVDLSTDEVDAATQSLAFAAASNATVFVLPFLGHNFGVGEEAGSILERLSETHGDRIVFVHEATVTSEMIRAARARWDLRVETYDTEAELHKRIRLFVADVMNRELHGDLDRLD, encoded by the coding sequence ATGACGGACGCCATCTCGCGCGACGAGATACGAGCGGCGCTCGGGCGAACGACCTACGACCGGTTTCTCGTCTACGTGATGGGTCCGTACAAGTCGTTCAACCTCAACTACGTCCTCTCGGAGGAGGAACTCGCCGCCATCGACATCGACGACCTCCCGGGCCCGATTCGAAAGCTGTTCGCCGCGCGGGACGAGGTGGACGACGCGCTCGCGCTCCTCCGGCGGGTGCAAGGAACGCTCCGCGCCGACCCCGGGGTCAACGCTTTTCTCGCCGTCGACGTGGACCTCAGCACTGACGAGGTGGACGCCGCGACGCAGTCGCTCGCGTTCGCCGCAGCGAGCAACGCCACCGTGTTCGTGCTGCCGTTTCTCGGCCACAACTTCGGCGTCGGCGAGGAGGCGGGGTCGATACTCGAACGGCTCTCAGAGACCCACGGCGACAGAATCGTCTTCGTCCACGAAGCGACGGTCACGAGCGAGATGATTCGCGCGGCGCGCGCCCGCTGGGACCTCCGCGTCGAGACCTACGACACCGAAGCGGAACTCCACAAGCGCATCCGACTGTTCGTCGCGGACGTGATGAACCGCGAGCTACACGGCGACTTGGACCGGTTGGACTGA
- a CDS encoding ArsR/SmtB family transcription factor: MATNDPVDSDGLPEDPAELLPPTSVLTLDEYLDMQAALGDRTRFTLLYRLVHFGERSPKALAEALDVQANTLHYHLNKLVDAGLVEKRKRSQADDEGLFSYYRATSLGSDILEHGVEELIRRERDYRNAYASE, translated from the coding sequence ATGGCGACGAACGACCCGGTCGATTCGGACGGCCTCCCCGAGGACCCCGCCGAGTTGCTGCCGCCGACGAGCGTCCTCACGCTGGACGAGTACCTCGACATGCAGGCCGCACTCGGCGACCGGACGCGCTTTACCCTGCTGTACCGCCTGGTCCACTTCGGCGAGCGAAGTCCGAAAGCGCTGGCCGAGGCGCTCGACGTGCAGGCGAACACGCTGCACTACCACCTCAACAAACTCGTCGACGCCGGGTTGGTCGAGAAGCGAAAGCGGTCGCAGGCCGACGATGAGGGGCTGTTTTCGTACTACCGCGCCACGTCGCTCGGCTCCGACATCCTCGAACACGGCGTCGAGGAGCTCATCCGGCGCGAGCGCGACTATCGGAACGCCTACGCGTCGGAGTAG
- a CDS encoding DUF7522 family protein, translating into MSNLLPEEAEEKLVTVCRTAVGDSLRSLTYFNRFDYVQVYLREDLEQEADLNSFIGNEWHDFKMTQDAYRGSELGDYEYTIRVFENGYLVRITVEDFGVFVTTDGISMQDFEALAAATTEILDEWAIEE; encoded by the coding sequence ATGTCCAATCTCCTCCCCGAGGAAGCAGAGGAAAAGCTCGTCACCGTCTGCCGCACGGCCGTCGGCGACAGCCTCCGCTCGCTCACCTACTTCAACCGCTTCGACTACGTGCAGGTGTACCTCCGCGAGGACCTCGAACAGGAGGCCGACCTGAACTCCTTTATCGGCAACGAGTGGCACGACTTCAAGATGACCCAGGACGCCTACCGCGGCTCCGAACTCGGCGACTACGAGTACACGATTCGCGTGTTCGAAAACGGCTACCTCGTTCGCATCACCGTCGAGGACTTCGGCGTCTTCGTCACCACCGACGGCATCTCGATGCAGGACTTCGAGGCGCTGGCGGCCGCGACGACCGAGATTCTCGACGAGTGGGCCATCGAGGAGTAA
- a CDS encoding DEAD/DEAH box helicase: MPDGEAAAGMDAFATLSSPVRNALSERGFTTPTEPQRRAIPPLADGNNGLIIAPTGTGKTETAMLPVFSAIADAEDRFGISALYITPLRALNRDMRERLDWWGEQLDIDIDVRHGDTTQYQRQKQANDPPDVLVTTPETLQAMLTGKKLRKALSDVHHVVVDEVHELASAKRGAQLTIGLERLRELAGAFQRIGLSATVGSPDEVGKFLTGDRPFEVIEVDVDNRVEFEVVRPEVTNEDEALAGKLATDPEIASHVRTIRDIVRDHESVLVFVNTRQTAEALGSRFKSLGDPIEVHHGSLSKDVRIDVEDRFKAGELDALICTSSMELGIDVGRVDHVVQYNSPREVSRLLQRVGRAGHRLGVVSRGTVVTDHPDDTLEALAIARRAVSGEVEPARVHHGSLDTVANQIVGVVMDYGDVSARRAYEIITRAYPFRDLDEDDFRAVVRELSGNHLLWLDEDKDLLEKSGGTWQYFYANLSMIPDEETYDVHDISSRRQIGTLNEKFVLNFAAPGATFIQRGEMWRVNDVDDEEARVNVSPIEDPGGEVPSWVGSEIPVPAPVAGEVGELRDVAAPQFESGADREAVARDIAMRYPTDEATVRSALGPIEKQVEADAPIPTANRLVLEGSPRKVTLNSPYGHRVNETLGRLLSALIGQRTGSSVGMEVDPYRIEFDVPGKVRPTTFAEVLRETDPDHVEALLELALKRSDSLKFTLAQVAAKFGALKRYQGKGRFGGDRLLAALEDTPVYDEAIREVFHTDLAVAETVELLRRVRDGDVELAVAREPTAIGTGGRGSGTDLLVPENADASVIETVRDRIQNDRVLLACLHCKDWTRKTKVKRVRDPVACPECGATRVAALNPWDEETVKAVRAPEKDDEQERLTKRAYRSASLVQAHGKRAVVALAARGVGPHNAARIINKLREDEDDFYRDILEREREYARTQSFWD, encoded by the coding sequence ATGCCAGACGGCGAGGCCGCCGCCGGAATGGACGCCTTCGCGACGCTCTCGTCGCCCGTTCGGAACGCGCTCTCGGAGCGCGGCTTCACGACGCCCACCGAGCCGCAGCGCCGGGCGATTCCCCCGCTTGCGGACGGAAACAACGGTCTCATCATCGCGCCCACGGGCACCGGCAAGACCGAGACGGCGATGCTGCCGGTGTTTTCGGCCATCGCCGACGCCGAGGACCGATTCGGGATTTCGGCGCTCTACATCACCCCGCTTCGGGCGCTGAACCGCGACATGCGCGAGCGACTCGACTGGTGGGGCGAACAGCTCGACATCGACATCGACGTTCGCCACGGCGACACCACGCAGTACCAGCGCCAGAAGCAGGCGAACGACCCGCCGGACGTGCTGGTGACGACGCCCGAGACGTTGCAGGCGATGCTCACGGGGAAGAAGCTCAGGAAAGCCCTCTCCGACGTGCATCACGTCGTCGTCGACGAGGTCCACGAACTCGCGTCGGCCAAGCGCGGCGCGCAGTTGACAATCGGTTTGGAGCGCCTCCGCGAGTTGGCCGGGGCGTTCCAGCGAATCGGCCTCTCGGCGACGGTCGGGTCGCCCGACGAGGTTGGGAAGTTCCTGACCGGCGACCGCCCGTTCGAGGTCATCGAGGTCGACGTGGACAACCGCGTCGAGTTCGAGGTGGTCCGTCCCGAGGTGACGAACGAGGACGAGGCGCTGGCGGGGAAACTCGCCACCGACCCCGAGATAGCGAGTCACGTCCGGACGATTCGAGACATCGTCCGCGACCACGAGTCGGTGCTCGTCTTCGTCAACACCAGACAGACCGCGGAGGCGCTCGGTTCGCGGTTCAAGTCGCTCGGTGACCCCATCGAGGTCCACCACGGCTCGCTGTCGAAAGACGTGCGCATCGACGTGGAAGACCGCTTCAAGGCCGGCGAGTTGGACGCACTCATCTGCACGTCGTCGATGGAACTCGGTATCGACGTGGGACGAGTCGACCACGTCGTCCAGTACAACAGTCCGCGCGAGGTGTCGCGGCTCCTCCAGCGAGTCGGCCGGGCGGGCCACCGCTTGGGCGTCGTCTCCCGCGGGACCGTCGTCACCGACCACCCCGACGACACGCTCGAAGCGCTCGCCATCGCCCGGCGGGCCGTCTCCGGCGAGGTCGAACCCGCCCGCGTCCACCACGGGAGCCTCGACACCGTCGCCAACCAAATCGTCGGCGTCGTCATGGACTACGGCGACGTGTCGGCCCGCCGCGCCTACGAGATTATCACGCGGGCGTACCCCTTCCGCGACCTAGACGAGGACGACTTCCGCGCCGTCGTCCGCGAGCTTTCGGGGAACCACCTCCTCTGGCTCGACGAGGACAAGGACCTCCTCGAGAAGTCCGGCGGCACGTGGCAGTACTTCTACGCCAACCTCTCGATGATTCCCGACGAGGAGACCTACGACGTCCACGACATCTCCTCGCGCCGCCAGATCGGGACGCTCAACGAGAAGTTCGTCCTCAACTTCGCCGCGCCGGGCGCGACGTTCATCCAGCGCGGCGAGATGTGGCGCGTCAACGACGTGGACGACGAGGAGGCGCGGGTGAACGTCTCGCCCATCGAGGACCCCGGCGGCGAGGTGCCGTCGTGGGTCGGCTCGGAGATTCCGGTGCCCGCACCGGTCGCCGGCGAGGTGGGCGAACTCCGCGACGTGGCCGCACCGCAGTTCGAATCCGGGGCCGACCGCGAGGCCGTCGCCCGCGACATCGCCATGCGCTACCCGACCGACGAGGCCACGGTCAGGTCGGCGCTCGGCCCCATCGAGAAACAGGTCGAGGCCGACGCGCCGATTCCGACCGCGAACAGGCTCGTCCTCGAAGGCTCGCCCCGGAAGGTGACGCTGAACTCGCCGTACGGCCACCGGGTGAACGAGACGCTCGGGCGGCTCCTGTCGGCGCTCATCGGCCAGCGGACCGGTTCCTCGGTCGGGATGGAGGTCGACCCCTACCGCATCGAGTTCGACGTGCCGGGGAAGGTCCGCCCGACGACGTTCGCCGAGGTGCTCCGCGAGACCGACCCCGACCACGTCGAGGCCCTGCTCGAACTCGCGCTCAAGCGGTCGGACTCGCTGAAGTTCACGCTCGCACAGGTGGCCGCGAAGTTCGGCGCGCTCAAGCGCTATCAGGGGAAGGGTCGCTTCGGCGGCGACCGCCTCCTCGCCGCGCTGGAGGACACGCCCGTCTACGACGAGGCCATCCGCGAGGTGTTCCACACCGACCTCGCCGTCGCGGAGACGGTCGAACTGCTCCGCCGCGTCCGCGACGGCGACGTGGAACTCGCCGTCGCCCGCGAACCGACCGCCATCGGCACCGGCGGCCGCGGGTCGGGAACCGACCTGCTCGTCCCCGAGAACGCCGACGCGAGCGTCATCGAGACGGTCCGCGACCGGATTCAGAACGACCGCGTGCTGTTGGCGTGTCTCCACTGCAAAGACTGGACTCGAAAGACGAAGGTAAAGCGCGTCCGCGACCCCGTGGCGTGCCCCGAGTGCGGCGCGACCCGCGTCGCCGCGCTCAATCCGTGGGACGAGGAGACGGTGAAAGCGGTCCGCGCGCCGGAGAAAGACGACGAACAGGAGCGACTGACGAAGCGGGCCTACCGCTCGGCGAGTCTCGTGCAGGCCCACGGCAAGCGGGCGGTCGTCGCGCTCGCGGCCCGTGGGGTCGGCCCGCACAACGCCGCGCGCATCATCAACAAGCTCCGCGAGGACGAAGACGACTTCTACCGTGACATCCTCGAACGGGAGCGCGAGTACGCCCGAACCCAGTCGTTCTGGGACTGA
- a CDS encoding metallophosphoesterase → MPEPLVEPIPGHPAAVARTSRRGFPERSLVVADYHAGIEAGLRYERGVELPSKAAVRRERLLSLLDRTDADRLVVLGDLGHRIGDPDGDEAEELRDLAAAVADRTELTVVPGNHDGGLADFFGDDVEVTDPGGVRLGDVGFCHGHTWPSREVLAADVVCSAHEHPAVRLEDEVGGARKERVWLRGALAPEVFAEHHEVVPAEVARADAELVVFPAFNDTSGGTWVNVPGQGFLSPFLPDGLADGEAYLLDGTRLGDYRNV, encoded by the coding sequence GTGCCGGAACCGCTCGTCGAACCGATTCCCGGTCATCCCGCCGCGGTAGCGCGGACGAGCAGGCGCGGATTCCCCGAACGGTCGCTCGTCGTCGCTGACTACCACGCAGGTATCGAGGCCGGCCTGCGGTACGAACGCGGGGTGGAACTCCCGTCGAAGGCCGCGGTCCGCCGCGAGCGCCTGCTGTCGCTTCTCGACCGGACCGACGCCGACCGACTGGTCGTCCTCGGTGACCTCGGCCACCGCATCGGCGACCCGGACGGCGACGAGGCCGAGGAACTCCGCGACCTCGCGGCCGCCGTGGCCGACCGCACCGAACTGACGGTCGTCCCCGGCAACCACGACGGCGGCCTCGCGGACTTCTTCGGTGACGACGTGGAGGTGACCGACCCCGGGGGCGTCCGCCTCGGCGACGTGGGATTCTGTCACGGCCACACGTGGCCCTCGCGGGAAGTGCTCGCCGCCGACGTGGTCTGTTCGGCCCACGAACACCCGGCGGTCAGGCTGGAAGACGAGGTCGGCGGCGCGCGGAAAGAGCGCGTCTGGCTCCGCGGCGCTCTCGCTCCCGAAGTGTTCGCGGAACACCACGAGGTCGTCCCCGCCGAAGTCGCGCGAGCCGACGCCGAACTCGTGGTGTTCCCGGCGTTCAACGACACCTCGGGCGGGACGTGGGTCAACGTCCCCGGGCAGGGCTTTCTCTCGCCGTTCCTGCCCGACGGCCTCGCGGACGGCGAGGCCTACCTGCTCGACGGCACGCGGTTGGGCGACTACCGGAACGTCTGA